CTGACACGTTAAGCTTGTTATGATAAGTTATATAATCTATATCAGAAGGAAAGATAACTCTATAGTCATCATTCACATGTACTGCAAGATTTGACCACCAATGAAAGGTCTGTACATAAGGAGTTCTATTATAAATTTTAATTTTTGCCTGTAAATAGGATCTATCTGGATATATTGTAATACCTGCCATACCCTTTGTCCCATATAATGGTTCTATTTCGCCAACCCAAACTGTTTTACTTCCATCAGGGTTTTGCTCTATTGTCGAATCTACAGGCATAAACGTTGTAGGCCTATGATGCTGAGGCCAATTAAATTCAATTCCACCCGAAATCCATGGACCACATAGCCCTATTAATTGTGGTTTTATCACATTATTATGATATACAAAATTATAATTATTTACTTTATCAAATCCCTCATAAATTCTTCCTCCAAGTTCTGGGAGCACTATAGTTTTTATATATTTATTCTCAATTTTAATTGCATCATAAGTTTTAACAACTTTTTCATCTGTTATTTTATCGGTCATTGGAAGTGGATAAATATTTCCTCTAGTTCCTTGATTATTTCTTAACTCAAAAAACATCGGCATCTTTTCGGGTTTATCTACTAAATATGTTGGTATTTTAAGTTGTTCCCTATATGCATCAACACAATTTTTACTTCTCATATCTGACAACCCATATTCCCTCCAATACAATTGACATATATTAAATTTTAGAAAATCTCCTGAAGAGCCATGTAAATCTGCTCTTTTATATCATAAACACAGTAAAGCTCAACTTTGTTGCATATTTTAAAATATAAAAGCCGAATTTTATCATTTTTATTTGATGAAAGCAATAAATAAATATATATTTAGCCACTTAAACAGTCATATAGTCCTTTGGCTATTTTGTACCGGTTTTGTCAAATTACACAGTTTACCCCATACAGACCCACACCATTCCATTCCATCTTTTGGACTGACATCTTCTATGGAAAACGGCAACTTTCTTATGGCTAACGGATCGTAAGGCAAGTTTTTCATATTTCCGTACCAATTCCCATTAAAATGCGAACTCTGCCATCCTTTTACCGGACTTTCCTTAAATGCAAAAATATTTTCATGAAAATAATGGGACTCTCCATCTTTATGGCAACATATTTGAAGAGCACTTTTATTATTTACAAAAAGATTTCCATAGAATTCGGCGACAATTTTTTGATCATCCTGTACTAAGCACCTTTTATCATCGATACTAATATTATAACGCAGAATTGTTGAACTACAATTTTTGTTATAATTAAGTCCCATACAATCAAGCCAGAAACCTCCTTGATTATCATGGCTATAATTATACTGAAAGATAGTATCCCCACTAGTTCCCCAATCGGTATCAAATGCCGTTCCATCATTTTCAAATAGCCTTGTTCTAGCTACTTCATTATACTGAATCAAAGCATTTTCAGTGGCACATACCCAAATACCCGCAATAAGGTGCGTATCTTCCAAAGTGCCCAAAGCACCTGCATCAAGGCAACGGTTCCCATCAATTAACGGGGAAATAGAATTAGCCACGATTATTCCATCACTTCCAGTTCTTTCAATCAGGTTATTCCGTATTACCACATGCGTATGATGTATATCATTTATGAAGTCCTCCTGCTGGTTTACCCTAATTCCACTAGTTAGCACATCATGTACATAATTATTGCTTATGATAATATCATGCAAATGGTTTGTACTTGAAGACCTTCCATCCATTGTTATATAGATCCCCGAATTCCAATACATATTCCTATATACTCCCAGGTTTCTCCTATTTTCTCCTGTTACATTACTTATTTCACAGCTTTCGATCAAAATTCCCTGAGTAATTCCAGTAGCACTACCGCATATGCAGATACCCTGACGAATAGTACGCTCATTACTGTGATTTGTAAAGGATAATCCCTGGACGATCCAGTAACTTATTCCCTTTAAAAGAAGTGCAGCATATGTACCTTCTCCATTTATTACCGGCTTATTCCCATCTCCATAGGACTCCATAATTATTGGATTATATTTTTCTCCCGAACCTTTAGGAGCTAACATCCCATACCATGCTCCGCCAGATCGAAATCTTATTATGTCTCCAGGCAAAAATGTATAACTATTTACGTTATTTAGGCTTTTCCATGCTTGTTCTTTAGAAAGTCCTATATTGAAATCATTTCCATTCCTATCATCTATATAGAAGCATCTTCCCTTATCATATCCCATCATAGCCATTCTCCCTTTGAGACAGATTTTATACTATTCACTTTTATAACCATTCTCTCTTAACATCAAATTCAGATGTTTATTTTTTCTCTCAGATTTCCAGATTGTTTTTTCCATTCGGTCTTATGTGTCTTTTCTTCATCTTTTAAATAAAATCCTAGGTTTCCTTTCACCCTTTTATAGAACCGATCATAACACCTTTTTCAAAAAATTTTTGCGCAAACGGATATGCCACGATCAAGGGAATGGCCGAAAGTACCATGCATGCAAGCTCAATAGTTTTGTAGTTAGCAGCACTATTAGAAAGCGTTGTCAATATAGAAGATGTCCCACTTGACAGAGTACTGCCCAGCTTTGCAGCAAATTCGCTTGATTTTGTAATTGAAAGCGTATAATAAGATAACGTCTGTATTGCCGTCGACTTAGTATAATATAAGGTCTGCGTATAATCATTCCACATAAATACTGCCGTAAAGATTCCAAGAGCACTGATTACGGGTTTGGAAAGAGGGATCACTATTTTAAAGAATATAAAATATTCTCCTGCCCCATCCATCTTCGCAGATTCGAATAAGGCATTGGGTATCGTCTTGAAATTAGCATTAAAGATAATGACATTATAAAATCCTCCGAATAGGCAGGGAATGATATAAACCCAAAAAGAATTATAAATATGCAGCGCATTAAACAGGATAAAATAAGCAATCACTCCTCCATTTAGATACATGCTGATAAATCCAATTATGGTATAAAATTTTTTGCCTACCAAATTACTCCTTGAAAATCCATAGGCAAACATGGCCGTAATCAATGTCTGCATAACCGTAACAATGACAGTCCTTGCACAAGTAATTCCAAAAGCTTTTATAATATCAGCATTATTTAAGACTGCCTTCCAGCTTTCCAGAGAAAAGTCATGTATCCAAATGAGTGCATATCCATTCTTAGAGATATCCTGTGCGCTATTGAGTGAATTAATAACCGAATACCATACCGGATAGACTGTAATAACCATAATAAATATCATCAAAATCGTTAAAAATATATCGAACCTGTTTCTACGTCTCGATCTCATTCTATCTCGAGTCGCCTCCTCACATTCTAAAGCAGCCCGTTATCTGTCAGTTTCTTAGATAATTTATTTGCCAGCAAGAGCAAACCTATCGCTAAGACGGACTTGAATATATTGACTGCTGCTGCCATGCCAAACTGTAGTTGTGTCAAACCTACTTTATAAATATAGGTATCAATGACTTCACTGCGCTCCAGATTAAAAGGATTCTGAAAAACATAAATTTGATCAAAATTATTGTTCATGATGCCGGCTACAGCAAAAATAACCATAATTACAATTGTTGCCTTAATACTTGGCAAAGTAATATACCACATTTTTCGGAAACGTCCGGCGCCATCCAAATCAGCCGCTTCATAAAGTTCCTGGTCAACTCCTGCAATGGCTGCTGTATAAAGGATAGTACTCCACCCCAGCTCCTTCAACAAGTTTGAAAAAATTGCGATCCACCAGAAATATTTGGGGTCTGCCATAAAGACAATCGGTTTATCGATTATTCCCAGTTTCATCAGAATTTGATTAGCGAAACCCCCATCTCCACTTAACAGTGTCATTATAATTCCTCCGAAAACAACCCATGAAATGAAGTGAGGCATATAAGTTACCGTCTGAACGAAGCTTTTGAATTTTTGACTTTTAATTTCATTAATCAATAATGCGAAAAAGATCGCCAATGGTATGGTGATCAGATTACCAATCAAGTTAATACCAAGTGTATTTACCAGCATTCTTCGAAAATCATGATTTCCAAAGATAATCTTAAAATTCTGCAATCCATAAAATGGGCTAGTAAATACACCCTTGAATCCCTCTGTCACATCATAATTTTTAAAAGCTAGAATCAGGCCAAATAGCGGAACAATATTAAACAAGATCAACAAGACAGTTCCCGGAAGCATCAGGGAATGCAATTGAAATTGTGTGTGTTTATCATAGCCCAGTCGATAACTTTGAATTGTCCTTTCATCCTTTTTCATTGAAAAACACCTCTATTCAAATGACGCTCGAAAACTGCCTCATCCGCAGCAGCACTCATGTTTTTTGCATTAAAATAGTCAGCAATTATCAGTATTATTTATACAAAGATGCATTTACATCCTCAATTTTTTCTCCTGTCTTTTCACAGTTTTCTTTGAAAGCTTTATTGTATTCTTTATCAACCGCATTTATATTATAGGTTTGCAAAGTATTTATCATATTAGCGTATTCTTTTTCAAATGCACTATCAGACTTGGCCGTAACTACTTTTGCTTTCTGCTGTTCTAAATATGTCTTGATCTGCGA
This DNA window, taken from Clostridiales bacterium, encodes the following:
- a CDS encoding right-handed parallel beta-helix repeat-containing protein gives rise to the protein MMGYDKGRCFYIDDRNGNDFNIGLSKEQAWKSLNNVNSYTFLPGDIIRFRSGGAWYGMLAPKGSGEKYNPIIMESYGDGNKPVINGEGTYAALLLKGISYWIVQGLSFTNHSNERTIRQGICICGSATGITQGILIESCEISNVTGENRRNLGVYRNMYWNSGIYITMDGRSSSTNHLHDIIISNNYVHDVLTSGIRVNQQEDFINDIHHTHVVIRNNLIERTGSDGIIVANSISPLIDGNRCLDAGALGTLEDTHLIAGIWVCATENALIQYNEVARTRLFENDGTAFDTDWGTSGDTIFQYNYSHDNQGGFWLDCMGLNYNKNCSSTILRYNISIDDKRCLVQDDQKIVAEFYGNLFVNNKSALQICCHKDGESHYFHENIFAFKESPVKGWQSSHFNGNWYGNMKNLPYDPLAIRKLPFSIEDVSPKDGMEWCGSVWGKLCNLTKPVQNSQRTI
- a CDS encoding carbohydrate ABC transporter permease — its product is MRSRRRNRFDIFLTILMIFIMVITVYPVWYSVINSLNSAQDISKNGYALIWIHDFSLESWKAVLNNADIIKAFGITCARTVIVTVMQTLITAMFAYGFSRSNLVGKKFYTIIGFISMYLNGGVIAYFILFNALHIYNSFWVYIIPCLFGGFYNVIIFNANFKTIPNALFESAKMDGAGEYFIFFKIVIPLSKPVISALGIFTAVFMWNDYTQTLYYTKSTAIQTLSYYTLSITKSSEFAAKLGSTLSSGTSSILTTLSNSAANYKTIELACMVLSAIPLIVAYPFAQKFFEKGVMIGSIKG
- a CDS encoding ABC transporter permease subunit; protein product: MKKDERTIQSYRLGYDKHTQFQLHSLMLPGTVLLILFNIVPLFGLILAFKNYDVTEGFKGVFTSPFYGLQNFKIIFGNHDFRRMLVNTLGINLIGNLITIPLAIFFALLINEIKSQKFKSFVQTVTYMPHFISWVVFGGIIMTLLSGDGGFANQILMKLGIIDKPIVFMADPKYFWWIAIFSNLLKELGWSTILYTAAIAGVDQELYEAADLDGAGRFRKMWYITLPSIKATIVIMVIFAVAGIMNNNFDQIYVFQNPFNLERSEVIDTYIYKVGLTQLQFGMAAAVNIFKSVLAIGLLLLANKLSKKLTDNGLL